AACTTCCGTTGCCAGCCGCTGTTCACTACCGGGAAAATGAATTGCCGGCAGGCTCCAGATCAAACTGGGATGGCGCTGAAAAACTTTTCTTTCATGGCCCGCCAACCGATGCATAATCTGGCGATTCAGTTCGACAACCAAATCATAACCACGCTCCCGGGAAAAGCGCTGGTAGTTTTCCCAGGATGATACCTTCAGCTGCCAGGGCAACAGATCAGATGCGGTTTCAGTAACCGTTATCCCTGACGGCGAAGGAGCTGCCAGCCGATCGGGAACATAGTGAATGACCTTTTTTCGCTGTCGCGCCGGAGGTTTTACTTCACGTTTTAATTTTTCCAGCCAGTATTTCGCTCCCCGACTGCTGTAATAGTCCTTGCTCCCCACTTTCACCAGGACATCGCCTTGACGGCATGGAACCGGCACCTCCAGCCATGCTTCAGTAAAATTCCCCTGTTTATGACCTTCCCCCGGCACCGGGCGAACCTCCTTTACGGTAAAGGCGTTCTTGCGCCCATCACCCTGACGACTGACCACCTTTATCCGGTCACCTGAAGACAAATTCCTGCTGATACGTACCCGTACACTATGGCCATTCACTGCCACGACCGTACCTACCCGGGTTCCCATACTGCCGTGCTGATGAAGCTGGATAATAGAATTGGGGTATGTGCCGGAAAGATTGGCACTGGTTAAGGGACGGGAATATGCTGATTGCAACTGAGCGTTCAATTCCCGGAGTTTTTCAGGCTCCAGATCACCGTCCCCGGCAATCAAATCGATGGCCTGGCGAAAAACTGAGGTAACCTGGCCCACATACTGGGAACTTTTCAGCCGGCCTTCGATCTTGCAGGAAGTAACTCCCATATCCATTAATTGGGGCAGAAATTCCAAAGCATTGTAATCTGATGGAGAAAGATAATATCCCGACTGGCTACCATGGGAATACAAGCGCCGGCAGGGCTGAGTACAGCGACCCCGGTTAGCGCTCTGGCCACCAAGAAAACTGCTGAACTGACACTGGCCGGCAATGGATAAACATAACGCCCCAAAAACAAAAACTTCCAATTCTGTTTCAGTTTGTTGACGAACCGCGGAAATCT
This DNA window, taken from Pseudomonadota bacterium, encodes the following:
- a CDS encoding peptidase U32 family protein, which codes for ADAIYLGGKEFGARQRAKNFSHFELERLVPYAHRQGVKIYVTVNTLLKEQEIASLYRFLSLLQDLEVDAVIVQDPGVIHIVRRDFPRLPVHVSTQLSIHNANGVQVAAGLGCKRVVLARELSLAEISAVRQQTETELEVFVFGALCLSIAGQCQFSSFLGGQSANRGRCTQPCRRLYSHGSQSGYYLSPSDYNALEFLPQLMDMGVTSCKIEGRLKSSQYVGQVTSVFRQAIDLIAGDGDLEPEKLRELNAQLQSAYSRPLTSANLSGTYPNSIIQLHQHGSMGTRVGTVVAVNGHSVRVRISRNLSSGDRIKVVSRQGDGRKNAFTVKEVRPVPGEGHKQGNFTEAWLEVPVPCRQGDVLVKVGSKDYYSSRGAKYWLEKLKREVKPPARQRKKVIHYVPDRLAAPSPSGITVTETASDLLPWQLKVSSWENYQRFSRERGYDLVVELNRQIMHRLAGHERKVFQRHPSLIWSLPAIHFPGSEQRLATEVKRLLNAGFRRFQLNNLGQVQLFENRHEQELMLATGVHLPATNLAAVIAYRAMGFRAVLLSPEMDRESMEMVCKRTPAEVKLALLIFTFLPLLPTRIPLPLNRKKVPLTSPHGEQLYPYFRDGLTYLIPTQPFSLADNLYRLPGADMITRVIDFSFYPPGCNPASLLTKIRQGKLIPQRTLFNYSRKWD